Proteins encoded together in one Desulfosporosinus meridiei DSM 13257 window:
- a CDS encoding class I SAM-dependent methyltransferase: protein MDYTYLDCLASFGVGGAHPGGLKLTKGLLSREYIDQEKSILDVGCGTGQTSAYIAEKYRCSVTSLDCNTTMLLKAKQRFSSLQLPINVVYGSAENLPFINESFDFILSESVTSFTNVPLTIMEFKRVLKTKGVLLAIEMVLEDSLSKEDLITMVEFYGVSQLLTQSEWYNLFHKAGFNEITVEIFKSEFDEKENDIDSASDFLLSENIDDQLLEIFEKHEHLSKKYGDRLSFCIFRCSV from the coding sequence TTGGATTACACATATCTCGATTGTTTGGCATCCTTCGGAGTTGGGGGGGCTCACCCCGGAGGGCTTAAACTTACCAAAGGTCTTTTATCAAGGGAGTATATAGACCAAGAAAAGTCAATCCTTGACGTTGGTTGTGGAACAGGTCAGACATCGGCATACATTGCTGAAAAGTACCGATGCTCTGTTACTTCCTTGGATTGTAATACTACAATGTTATTGAAAGCAAAACAAAGGTTTTCATCCTTACAACTACCGATTAATGTTGTGTATGGAAGTGCCGAAAATTTGCCTTTCATTAATGAATCATTTGATTTTATCCTTTCAGAATCGGTAACTTCCTTTACAAATGTCCCCTTAACAATCATGGAATTTAAAAGAGTGCTTAAGACAAAGGGTGTATTACTCGCCATTGAAATGGTTCTTGAGGATTCACTTTCCAAGGAAGATCTTATAACAATGGTTGAATTTTATGGAGTTTCACAATTACTAACTCAGTCAGAATGGTATAACCTTTTTCATAAGGCTGGTTTTAATGAAATAACTGTGGAAATATTCAAATCAGAATTTGACGAAAAGGAGAATGATATTGATTCCGCTTCTGATTTTTTACTTTCGGAAAACATAGACGATCAATTACTTGAAATATTTGAAAAGCATGAGCACCTAAGCAAAAAATATGGGGATAGACTAAGTTTTTGTATCTTTAGATGTAGTGTTTAA
- a CDS encoding NADH:flavin oxidoreductase: MAHLLDTLQAGALTLHNRLIMPPMATAKSEADGGVSKAVLDYYQEKSKGGCFSLIVVEHSFVSPEGKASKNQLCVANDHLVEGLRSLAQVIHSNGSKAVMQINHAGSATTQEVIGEIPVAPSPVPHPWNGNTPKELSKQEITDIVQAFQDAARRVKEAGFDGVEIHSAHGYLLNQFFSPLSNKRTDEYGGTIHNRLRLHLQIIAAVKAVVGNDFPLLLRLGSCDYKEGGITIEDSQIAAKEFEKAGITILDISGSFLGYKSPGSSEQGYFSPLTEAIKKVVSIPVILTGGITEPQAAEKLLVAEKADLIGVGRAVLQDSQWAKRAIETLR, translated from the coding sequence ATGGCTCATTTACTAGATACATTGCAAGCGGGCGCGTTGACCCTGCATAATCGTCTGATTATGCCTCCCATGGCCACCGCCAAGTCCGAAGCGGACGGTGGTGTAAGCAAGGCGGTCCTCGACTATTATCAAGAAAAATCGAAGGGCGGCTGTTTCTCGCTCATCGTAGTTGAACATAGCTTTGTAAGTCCCGAAGGTAAAGCTAGCAAGAATCAACTCTGTGTTGCTAATGATCATCTGGTGGAAGGATTACGTAGTTTAGCCCAGGTTATTCACAGCAATGGTTCAAAAGCAGTGATGCAAATTAATCATGCCGGAAGCGCCACCACTCAGGAAGTCATCGGTGAGATTCCGGTCGCTCCCTCCCCAGTTCCTCATCCTTGGAATGGAAATACCCCTAAAGAGCTTAGCAAACAGGAAATTACCGATATCGTCCAAGCCTTTCAGGATGCTGCTCGTCGTGTCAAGGAAGCAGGCTTTGACGGAGTGGAGATCCATTCTGCCCACGGCTACCTACTTAACCAATTTTTCTCCCCCTTAAGCAACAAGCGAACCGATGAGTATGGTGGAACGATTCATAATCGCCTTCGCCTCCATCTGCAGATTATCGCAGCAGTCAAAGCTGTTGTGGGCAACGATTTCCCACTACTCTTACGGTTAGGGTCTTGCGATTATAAGGAAGGCGGCATCACGATTGAAGATAGTCAGATAGCGGCTAAAGAATTCGAGAAAGCAGGCATCACCATTCTGGATATTTCCGGCAGTTTCTTAGGTTATAAATCTCCGGGGAGTTCTGAGCAAGGCTATTTCTCCCCTCTGACCGAAGCGATTAAAAAGGTTGTATCCATTCCTGTCATTCTAACTGGCGGCATCACTGAACCCCAAGCGGCTGAGAAATTGTTGGTGGCAGAAAAAGCTGACCTCATCGGCGTCGGTCGCGCGGTACTACAGGATTCTCAATGGGCGAAACGGGCAATTGAAACGTTGCGATGA
- a CDS encoding alcohol dehydrogenase catalytic domain-containing protein — MLEETMKALVYHGPGNYSLDDVPVPKITNPKDAIGKVTLAAICTSDIHMVQGHIPTAPMPKIVGHEFCVEIVETGSEVKHLKPGMRCIVFPAVFCGQCKMCKSGLPGLCEKYGIFGVGELEGSQAEYVLIPKADIFCIPIPSVLKEEDVILVPDMLATGWFGVKNGEVNPEKIVAVVGVGPVGMSACLIAKSIFGAKKVIAIDLLPERLELLQRNHAVDAVINSGTENVKERIKEITKGAGVDVTIESGGVQQTFELATRITKFGGIVSTVAVFSKPLTLYMDKIFAKNLTIKMGIHKGEGIGEMLKKIKEGKLDARFMLTHTKPLNDILEGYDVFSHQKDGCVKWAITPYER; from the coding sequence ATGTTAGAGGAGACAATGAAAGCTCTGGTCTATCATGGGCCAGGCAACTATAGCTTAGATGATGTGCCGGTACCTAAAATAACCAACCCTAAGGATGCTATTGGAAAAGTTACTTTAGCAGCAATCTGTACAAGCGATATTCATATGGTGCAAGGCCATATTCCAACCGCTCCCATGCCCAAAATTGTAGGTCATGAGTTTTGTGTGGAAATCGTCGAAACTGGCTCCGAAGTTAAACATTTAAAACCTGGTATGCGTTGTATTGTATTTCCAGCTGTTTTTTGTGGTCAGTGTAAAATGTGCAAAAGCGGTCTGCCGGGCTTATGTGAAAAATATGGTATATTTGGTGTAGGGGAACTTGAAGGGTCACAAGCAGAATATGTACTGATACCTAAAGCAGACATATTCTGCATACCTATACCTAGCGTCTTAAAAGAAGAAGATGTCATTCTCGTACCCGATATGTTAGCAACAGGTTGGTTCGGCGTGAAGAATGGGGAAGTTAATCCTGAAAAAATAGTGGCGGTTGTAGGTGTTGGACCCGTTGGAATGTCAGCTTGTTTAATTGCCAAATCAATTTTTGGAGCGAAGAAAGTGATTGCTATAGATTTGTTGCCCGAGCGCTTAGAGCTTTTACAACGCAATCATGCAGTTGATGCGGTCATTAATTCAGGCACCGAAAATGTAAAAGAGAGAATTAAAGAGATTACCAAAGGGGCTGGCGTGGATGTAACCATTGAATCGGGTGGCGTCCAACAAACTTTTGAACTGGCCACAAGAATTACTAAATTTGGTGGAATCGTGTCTACAGTAGCAGTATTTTCCAAACCTTTAACCTTATACATGGATAAAATTTTTGCCAAGAACCTTACAATAAAAATGGGAATTCATAAAGGAGAAGGTATTGGGGAAATGCTTAAAAAAATAAAAGAAGGTAAACTCGATGCACGATTTATGCTAACACACACCAAACCTTTAAATGATATTTTAGAAGGTTACGATGTTTTTAGTCACCAAAAAGACGGTTGTGTCAAATGGGCAATAACTCCTTATGAGAGATAG
- a CDS encoding transcriptional regulator, with amino-acid sequence MSILEDVMKAMKEAGKPVSAGEIEKITGLDRKEIDKAFKELKKENMITSPVRCKWEPIN; translated from the coding sequence ATGAGTATCTTAGAAGATGTGATGAAAGCAATGAAAGAAGCAGGAAAACCTGTGAGTGCGGGAGAAATTGAGAAGATTACAGGATTGGACCGTAAAGAAATAGATAAAGCATTTAAAGAATTGAAAAAGGAAAATATGATTACTTCTCCTGTACGATGTAAATGGGAACCTATCAACTGA
- a CDS encoding BlaI/MecI/CopY family transcriptional regulator yields MQQEIPKVTERELEIMEIIWKNKEMFAVDIAAHFLKPENGAHFKNTTYTFIKRLVEKGIIERREPGFNCVPLFGRDEILISETKSFIDRVYQGSFNQLFSQFIKNKALSNGELKELQDLIDKTVKGGDENA; encoded by the coding sequence ATGCAACAGGAAATTCCAAAGGTCACAGAGCGCGAGCTTGAAATTATGGAGATTATCTGGAAGAACAAGGAAATGTTCGCTGTGGATATTGCAGCCCATTTCCTAAAACCGGAAAACGGTGCTCATTTCAAGAATACTACTTACACCTTTATCAAACGTCTCGTTGAGAAAGGGATAATTGAGCGGAGGGAGCCGGGGTTCAACTGCGTTCCCCTTTTTGGACGGGATGAAATACTAATCAGCGAAACAAAGTCCTTTATCGACAGAGTTTATCAAGGCTCCTTTAATCAGTTATTTTCTCAATTTATTAAAAATAAGGCTCTGTCCAATGGGGAATTGAAAGAGCTCCAGGACTTGATCGACAAAACGGTCAAAGGAGGGGATGAAAATGCTTGA
- a CDS encoding DUF2268 domain-containing protein translates to MSIIRTDKWLEDLYEQPIKLCEKLMNYFEGAEAWEIYDYLTMHGMYRPFMNGTEEVRKLHNNKVWEIVQAEMQHLQKLWEGPNIPVFIFPSDINNPKIKIDFNGKSGLAFKDKLILFISGDTLEKEIRSLFTHEYNHVCRLYRYKKSEEHYKLLDTIVLEGLAENAVRERFGEGFIATWTSYYSVDELEILWKTLVQPNKDLLKTAHKHQAILYGLDNYPRMAGYCVGYYLVKKFMEQNALTLNDLLGTPTAKILS, encoded by the coding sequence ATGAGCATTATTAGGACGGACAAGTGGTTAGAGGATTTATATGAACAGCCAATTAAACTATGTGAAAAATTAATGAATTACTTTGAAGGTGCTGAAGCCTGGGAAATCTATGATTATTTAACCATGCATGGTATGTATCGCCCCTTCATGAACGGAACCGAGGAAGTGAGAAAGTTACATAACAATAAGGTATGGGAAATTGTACAAGCTGAAATGCAACACCTTCAGAAACTGTGGGAAGGGCCCAATATCCCAGTCTTTATTTTTCCATCAGATATTAATAACCCTAAGATAAAAATAGATTTCAACGGAAAATCAGGCCTGGCCTTTAAGGATAAACTTATATTATTTATTTCCGGAGATACCTTGGAAAAGGAAATAAGGTCATTATTCACTCATGAATACAACCATGTCTGTCGGCTATATAGATATAAAAAAAGTGAAGAGCATTATAAATTGCTCGACACTATTGTTTTGGAAGGATTAGCCGAAAATGCAGTCCGCGAAAGATTTGGTGAAGGGTTTATAGCAACTTGGACGTCATATTATTCAGTTGATGAGCTAGAGATACTATGGAAAACCTTAGTGCAACCTAACAAAGATTTATTAAAAACTGCTCATAAACACCAAGCCATACTCTATGGCTTAGATAATTATCCCCGAATGGCAGGGTACTGTGTTGGGTATTATTTAGTTAAGAAATTTATGGAACAAAACGCGCTAACACTTAACGATCTCCTTGGTACCCCAACTGCTAAGATCCTAAGTTAA
- a CDS encoding DEAD/DEAH box helicase: MNKGNFNDFQLSSELLKAISLLNFISPSKVQEQVIPAVLAQKDIIVKSQTGSGKTAAFAIPICELVDWEQNKPQALVLTPTRELAVQVKEDLFHIGRFRRIKVAAIFGKYPFHVQEKELKQKTHVVVGTPGRLIDHIERGTLDISNIKYLVIDEADEMLNMGFIEQIERIIANLSHERVTVLLSATMPQDINVLCSKIMRNPIRVEIEEQNPAADRIAQERYLVDQTDKMKLLQDLTMVENPDSCMIFCNTKQTVDEVYTELLKLDYSCDKLHGGMEQRDRLNVMKDFKQGYFRYLCATDVASRGLDIEDITLVINYDIPYDRESYVHRIGRTGRVNKLGKAITFVTKNEDKFLKEIHDYIGKEILLKERPDEATVHESKQDFMAKNNTLPEIKETKGVQLSTEIMKIHVNAGKKTKMRPVDIVGTLCSIEGITPADIGIINILDVSTFVEILNNKGELVLQNLQNTPIKGRLRKVSKADR, from the coding sequence ATGAACAAGGGTAATTTTAACGACTTTCAATTAAGTAGTGAATTATTAAAAGCAATTAGCTTACTAAATTTCATCAGTCCCAGTAAAGTTCAGGAGCAAGTGATCCCGGCAGTCTTGGCCCAAAAGGATATCATCGTCAAGTCCCAGACCGGAAGCGGAAAGACGGCGGCCTTTGCTATCCCTATTTGTGAATTAGTGGATTGGGAACAGAATAAACCCCAGGCATTAGTGCTTACCCCCACCAGAGAACTCGCAGTTCAGGTCAAAGAAGATCTGTTTCATATCGGCAGATTTAGAAGAATAAAAGTAGCAGCAATTTTTGGGAAGTACCCTTTTCATGTTCAAGAAAAGGAACTTAAACAAAAAACCCATGTTGTGGTTGGAACCCCGGGTCGCTTGATCGATCATATTGAAAGAGGAACCTTGGATATATCAAATATAAAATACCTAGTCATTGATGAAGCCGATGAAATGTTGAATATGGGCTTTATCGAGCAAATCGAAAGGATCATTGCCAACTTGTCTCATGAACGGGTGACCGTTTTATTGTCAGCGACAATGCCCCAAGACATCAATGTTTTATGCAGTAAGATTATGCGAAATCCCATTCGCGTGGAAATCGAAGAACAGAATCCTGCGGCCGACCGGATCGCTCAGGAAAGATATCTTGTTGATCAGACAGATAAGATGAAGCTTCTTCAAGATCTAACGATGGTTGAAAACCCGGACAGTTGTATGATCTTTTGCAATACTAAGCAAACTGTCGATGAAGTTTACACAGAACTCCTGAAGCTGGACTATTCTTGTGATAAACTTCATGGCGGAATGGAACAACGAGATCGATTGAATGTCATGAAGGATTTTAAACAAGGATATTTCAGATATCTATGTGCGACAGATGTTGCCTCAAGAGGTCTGGATATCGAGGACATTACCTTGGTCATCAATTATGACATCCCCTACGACCGAGAAAGCTATGTTCATCGGATCGGAAGAACAGGACGAGTCAACAAACTGGGTAAAGCCATAACCTTTGTTACCAAAAATGAAGACAAGTTTTTAAAGGAAATCCACGACTACATCGGCAAAGAGATTCTTCTAAAGGAAAGACCGGATGAAGCAACGGTACATGAGTCAAAACAGGATTTTATGGCGAAAAACAATACTTTGCCAGAAATCAAGGAAACAAAAGGCGTGCAGTTGAGTACCGAAATCATGAAGATCCATGTGAATGCCGGGAAGAAAACAAAGATGAGACCCGTCGACATTGTGGGCACGCTTTGCAGTATTGAGGGCATAACCCCGGCAGATATCGGAATCATCAATATCCTGGATGTATCAACCTTTGTTGAAATCTTAAACAATAAGGGTGAGTTGGTGCTGCAGAATCTGCAGAACACTCCGATTAAGGGCCGGCTTCGGAAGGTAAGCAAAGCAGACCGGTAA
- a CDS encoding DUF4256 domain-containing protein, whose amino-acid sequence MDLSPEKREELLRTLKARFEKNMKRHEGIEWAKVQAKIEDNTERLWSLNEMERTGGEPDVLGLDPKTGQYISYDCSEESPKGRRSLCYDHEALESRKENRPKNNVIDMAATMGIELLTEEEYRNLQKLGKYDTKTSSWIKTPADIRKLGGAIFADFRYGNVFVYHNGAESYYAARGFRGLLRV is encoded by the coding sequence ATGGATTTGTCACCAGAAAAACGTGAAGAACTACTTAGAACATTAAAAGCCCGTTTTGAGAAAAACATGAAGCGTCATGAAGGGATTGAATGGGCTAAAGTACAAGCAAAGATAGAAGATAATACTGAAAGACTATGGTCGCTTAATGAAATGGAAAGAACAGGCGGTGAACCGGATGTTCTTGGTCTTGACCCAAAGACCGGCCAATACATTTCTTATGATTGTTCTGAAGAAAGTCCTAAAGGCCGCCGAAGCCTATGTTATGACCATGAGGCGCTGGAGTCAAGAAAAGAAAATAGACCCAAAAACAACGTCATTGATATGGCTGCTACCATGGGAATTGAGCTTTTAACTGAAGAAGAATACCGGAACTTACAGAAACTTGGAAAGTACGACACTAAGACATCTAGTTGGATAAAAACGCCTGCTGATATTAGAAAGCTCGGTGGTGCCATCTTTGCGGATTTTCGTTACGGCAATGTCTTCGTGTATCACAACGGAGCCGAATCTTACTATGCTGCCAGAGGGTTCCGAGGCTTGTTGAGGGTGTAA
- a CDS encoding CPBP family intramembrane glutamic endopeptidase gives MVGIIVQLVLSWLILGILQKQSLSALGFYPPKKRILQLFLGLLFASMSCILVEILNSELTHLSWKLNDNLNYMDIPNYLWWNLKSVLFEEFIFRGALLYIAIQRLGAKKGIVLSAICFGIYHWFSYGLFGNIASMVIVFLITGFMGLIWALGFLKSKSMALPIGLHLGWNFTTNAIFSKGPMGDQILIPVKGLYYTQLTGVPSLVNFLTQNIGVTMLTYLFIKFYAQKECDNY, from the coding sequence GTGGTAGGAATAATAGTCCAATTGGTACTATCATGGTTAATACTTGGGATTTTACAAAAACAAAGTTTATCTGCACTAGGGTTCTATCCCCCAAAAAAGAGAATACTGCAATTATTTCTTGGCTTATTGTTTGCTAGCATGTCATGTATTTTGGTTGAAATTTTAAACTCAGAATTAACCCATCTATCTTGGAAACTAAATGACAATTTGAATTATATGGACATACCGAACTACCTGTGGTGGAATTTAAAGTCCGTTTTATTTGAAGAGTTTATTTTCAGAGGAGCATTACTTTATATTGCCATACAAAGGCTAGGTGCTAAAAAAGGAATTGTTCTTTCTGCCATTTGTTTTGGTATATATCATTGGTTCTCTTATGGCTTGTTTGGAAATATTGCATCAATGGTAATAGTTTTTTTAATAACAGGTTTCATGGGCTTAATATGGGCTTTAGGATTTTTAAAGTCTAAGTCAATGGCATTACCTATAGGTCTTCATTTGGGGTGGAATTTTACCACGAACGCTATTTTTTCTAAAGGCCCAATGGGAGATCAAATATTAATTCCAGTGAAAGGATTGTACTATACTCAGCTAACAGGAGTGCCATCATTAGTCAACTTTCTTACACAAAATATTGGGGTTACAATGTTAACTTATTTATTTATTAAGTTCTATGCACAAAAAGAATGTGATAATTATTGA
- a CDS encoding M56 family metallopeptidase: protein MLENIFKGVLNISLYATVVAVAIMLIKVVCGKRLSSSFHYGIWFVFLFKLVIPFDIKSMFSLFTLFNQVTPFPVLDKVNRVLPPMTTGVLINPVNQQPPVLTPELPVPVHGLDLWNVAALIWVLGILVMFAVLLFSYLKTSRILRATVEEPDDRRLGLLEKCKADLKMRSKASLYFTGSFEIPFIFGFLKPVIILPEGIYRNLTDERIIAILSHELMHIKRRDYLVNLILFLLKAVYWFNPVVWLSFAWLKNDGERACDRAVVRNYSSERRREYARALVDVASCVGKRRPVIAVSAFTEGNLKDRVKNVLNGRKYPFIASFAAVAVVIIAGIVLLTGALPKSEDKSPGASITETQDEGAEAEVISLVENFGKKLQAVPLTAPKDYVNKSIQENYGDLVSPELLSAWQKDLQNVPGRVVSSPWPDRIGILSIEKSTKSEYDVKGEVLEITSVEMQNGGVAAKRPIDLSVGKVENRWLITAVHLGAYVETDPKVYQNPQYGFNFSLPESWQGHSIIMSTWEGLGLKGSLGEIVETGPLISIRHPQWTAQNQRQDIPIMIFTHAQWSSLQREEFHIGAAPIGPSELAHNSKYVFALPARYNFAFPTGFEEVENILKNNPLQAYEQTS, encoded by the coding sequence ATGCTTGAGAACATTTTCAAAGGGGTACTGAATATCAGCTTGTATGCAACTGTTGTGGCTGTGGCAATTATGCTGATAAAAGTAGTATGCGGCAAACGGCTGTCTTCTTCCTTTCATTACGGAATATGGTTTGTATTTCTGTTCAAATTGGTGATTCCTTTTGATATCAAAAGTATGTTTAGCCTGTTTACCTTGTTTAATCAAGTTACTCCTTTCCCTGTCCTGGATAAGGTCAATAGGGTGTTGCCGCCAATGACCACTGGTGTATTGATCAATCCTGTAAATCAGCAGCCTCCAGTCTTAACTCCAGAATTGCCTGTTCCTGTACACGGACTTGACCTCTGGAATGTCGCAGCGCTGATTTGGGTTCTCGGTATTCTGGTGATGTTCGCTGTGTTGTTATTCTCTTATCTCAAAACGTCCAGAATTCTTAGGGCAACAGTAGAAGAACCGGACGACAGACGGTTAGGTCTGTTGGAAAAATGTAAAGCTGACCTGAAGATGCGCAGCAAAGCCTCGCTTTACTTCACGGGGTCCTTTGAGATACCGTTTATTTTTGGCTTTCTTAAGCCTGTGATTATCCTGCCCGAGGGCATTTATAGGAACCTGACAGACGAAAGGATCATAGCAATCCTCTCCCACGAGCTGATGCATATCAAACGCAGGGATTACCTGGTCAATCTTATTTTGTTCCTGCTTAAAGCGGTTTATTGGTTTAATCCGGTAGTCTGGTTGTCCTTCGCTTGGCTGAAAAACGACGGAGAACGGGCGTGTGACAGGGCGGTTGTTAGAAACTATTCCAGTGAAAGGCGCAGGGAATATGCAAGGGCATTGGTGGATGTTGCTTCTTGTGTGGGGAAACGAAGGCCGGTTATAGCCGTATCCGCTTTTACGGAGGGAAATTTAAAGGATAGAGTGAAAAACGTCTTGAACGGTCGGAAATATCCTTTTATAGCTTCTTTTGCTGCGGTTGCAGTAGTGATCATTGCCGGAATTGTATTGCTTACGGGGGCACTTCCCAAGAGCGAAGATAAAAGTCCTGGTGCAAGTATAACCGAAACTCAGGATGAAGGTGCTGAAGCAGAAGTTATCAGTTTAGTTGAGAATTTCGGCAAGAAACTTCAGGCAGTTCCCCTTACTGCGCCAAAAGATTACGTAAACAAAAGTATCCAAGAGAACTACGGAGACCTTGTTTCCCCCGAGCTTTTGTCGGCATGGCAAAAAGATCTTCAGAATGTTCCGGGCAGGGTGGTCTCAAGTCCATGGCCGGATCGAATAGGAATTCTAAGCATTGAGAAATCAACGAAATCTGAGTATGACGTGAAGGGTGAAGTCTTGGAGATAACGAGTGTGGAGATGCAAAATGGCGGTGTTGCCGCCAAGCGGCCAATTGATCTTAGCGTAGGGAAAGTTGAAAATCGCTGGTTGATTACCGCTGTCCATCTTGGTGCCTACGTGGAAACTGACCCTAAGGTGTACCAAAATCCTCAATATGGTTTTAATTTTTCCTTGCCGGAGAGTTGGCAAGGCCATTCGATAATCATGTCTACCTGGGAAGGTTTAGGCTTGAAAGGTTCACTAGGAGAAATTGTGGAAACGGGACCGCTGATTTCCATCCGGCATCCTCAATGGACTGCTCAAAACCAACGACAGGATATTCCGATTATGATATTTACACATGCCCAATGGAGCTCCCTGCAGCGGGAAGAGTTTCATATTGGAGCGGCACCCATCGGACCAAGCGAGCTTGCTCATAACAGCAAATACGTTTTTGCCCTTCCTGCGCGCTACAACTTCGCTTTTCCAACAGGCTTTGAAGAAGTGGAAAATATTTTAAAGAATAATCCACTCCAGGCTTACGAACAAACTTCTTGA
- a CDS encoding DsrE family protein yields the protein MNLPNKLVVIWTSGDREVAIRMALMYTLNSKLKEWWDEVSLIVWGPSAKLLTEDQQLQEYAAKIKQAGVEVLACKACADSYGVSEVLENMGINVMYTGQVLTDFLKDETTKVLTV from the coding sequence ATGAATCTACCCAATAAGTTGGTCGTGATCTGGACTAGTGGGGATAGGGAAGTTGCTATCCGAATGGCCTTAATGTATACCCTTAATTCAAAGCTCAAGGAATGGTGGGATGAGGTATCCCTGATCGTTTGGGGGCCTTCGGCCAAACTTCTCACGGAAGATCAGCAATTGCAGGAATATGCGGCGAAAATAAAACAGGCCGGGGTGGAGGTTTTGGCCTGCAAGGCTTGCGCCGATAGTTACGGGGTGTCGGAAGTTTTAGAGAATATGGGCATAAACGTAATGTATACAGGTCAGGTGCTGACAGATTTCCTGAAAGACGAAACTACGAAGGTTCTTACGGTCTGA
- a CDS encoding amidohydrolase family protein: MKIIDAHLHFSCRSGFNETAKNISQVEFSAQGLRQEFEQAGVVAGIIMSTPSRDPNQPSGSPEEFVLADGTVEGLLSCVGVNPERLKEDHKELDYIEGELKKRGVTGIKLYPGYFPYYVYDSIYDPIYELARKYQVPVAIHCGDTQSPKGLLKYSHPLTIDELAVKQEDVTFVICHMGVPWMIDAAEVTAKNHNVYADLSGLIAGNKEHVMKIKDKRLYVEYIQQALVISNCYNKVLFGSDWPLVPIKPYVEFIKHVIPEEYHEAVFYRNALTVYPKLNEIL, encoded by the coding sequence TTGAAAATCATTGATGCGCATTTGCATTTTTCATGTCGCTCTGGATTTAATGAAACGGCGAAAAATATATCTCAAGTGGAATTTAGTGCTCAAGGGCTCAGACAAGAGTTTGAACAAGCCGGTGTTGTAGCTGGAATCATCATGTCAACGCCCAGTCGAGATCCCAACCAACCTTCGGGGAGTCCGGAAGAATTTGTTTTGGCAGATGGGACTGTAGAAGGTTTGCTTTCTTGCGTAGGCGTCAATCCTGAAAGGCTTAAGGAAGATCATAAAGAACTTGATTATATTGAAGGAGAACTTAAAAAAAGGGGAGTGACAGGGATTAAACTCTATCCCGGTTATTTTCCATATTACGTGTATGATTCGATTTATGATCCGATCTATGAGCTTGCTCGCAAATACCAAGTTCCCGTGGCGATTCATTGTGGGGATACACAATCCCCAAAAGGGCTTTTAAAATATTCCCATCCTTTAACCATTGATGAGTTAGCTGTAAAACAAGAGGACGTTACGTTTGTGATCTGTCATATGGGCGTCCCGTGGATGATTGATGCAGCAGAGGTCACCGCCAAGAATCATAATGTTTACGCAGACTTATCTGGACTCATCGCAGGGAATAAAGAGCACGTGATGAAAATCAAAGATAAAAGGCTTTACGTCGAGTATATACAACAAGCTTTAGTCATTTCGAATTGCTATAATAAAGTTCTATTTGGATCAGATTGGCCACTTGTACCAATTAAACCTTATGTAGAATTTATTAAGCATGTTATACCGGAAGAGTATCACGAAGCTGTATTTTATCGAAATGCGCTTACGGTTTATCCCAAACTTAATGAAATTTTGTAA